The Acetivibrio saccincola genome window below encodes:
- a CDS encoding aldo/keto reductase, with amino-acid sequence MKYRVLGKTGYKVSEVSFGAWAIGGTWGSVDDNTSMKALEKALEVGINFFDTADVYGDGRSERLLSKLSKSTKEKFYIATKAGRRLNPHTAEGYTKENIENFIDRSLKNLDVEKIDLLQLHCPPTEVYDNEELFYGMDEIVKKGKIAYYGVSVETVDEALKAITYPNVSTVQIIYNMFRHKPNEVFFKKAKENNVGIIVRVPLASGLLTGKMTKDTTFEDDDHRKFNRKGEAFDRGETFSGVDFELGLKAVEELSKIKPEGYTMAQFALKWILMEDAVSCTIPGGKTPEQVMQNAASSDMPDLSAEQMEAVKNIYDKYIKDSVHHLW; translated from the coding sequence ATGAAATACAGAGTTCTTGGAAAGACGGGTTATAAAGTTTCTGAAGTATCTTTTGGTGCATGGGCAATAGGAGGAACCTGGGGCAGCGTTGATGACAATACAAGTATGAAAGCCTTGGAAAAGGCTCTTGAAGTGGGAATTAATTTCTTTGACACCGCAGATGTTTACGGCGACGGCAGAAGTGAGAGACTGCTTTCTAAGCTTTCTAAAAGCACAAAGGAAAAATTTTATATAGCAACCAAAGCAGGAAGACGGTTAAATCCTCATACAGCTGAAGGCTATACAAAGGAAAATATTGAAAACTTTATAGACAGAAGCCTTAAAAATCTTGATGTTGAGAAAATTGACCTTTTACAGCTTCACTGCCCCCCAACGGAAGTTTACGACAACGAAGAACTCTTTTACGGTATGGATGAAATTGTGAAAAAGGGCAAAATTGCTTATTATGGTGTAAGTGTAGAAACTGTGGATGAGGCTTTAAAAGCAATAACCTACCCTAATGTAAGTACCGTTCAGATAATATACAATATGTTCAGGCATAAGCCCAATGAAGTGTTTTTCAAAAAAGCAAAGGAAAACAATGTAGGTATAATTGTACGCGTTCCTTTAGCCAGCGGGCTTCTTACCGGAAAAATGACAAAGGACACCACTTTTGAAGATGATGACCACAGGAAATTCAACCGGAAAGGGGAAGCCTTTGACAGGGGCGAAACTTTTTCCGGAGTAGATTTTGAATTAGGACTAAAAGCCGTTGAAGAACTTTCTAAAATAAAGCCTGAAGGTTATACAATGGCACAGTTTGCCCTTAAGTGGATTCTTATGGAGGACGCTGTAAGCTGCACTATACCTGGAGGTAAAACCCCGGAACAGGTAATGCAAAATGCCGCTTCATCAGACATGCCCGATTTGTCAGCAGAGCAAATGGAAGCGGTGAAGAATATATACGACAAATACATCAAGGACAGTGTTCACCATCTGTGGTAA
- a CDS encoding HAD-IA family hydrolase, whose protein sequence is MQKTLIFDFDGTIVDSTDSVVEMYNLLAGEYNYKKITPDDFSTLKKMSVIKKCEYLSIPIYRIPFLYRKAKNKFKNHFPDVKVFKGMKEVIETLKKNNYNINIISSNSEDIIKEVLKKNGIDVFNKIHSSKNLFGKHLTINSFIEQNNLKKEDVIYIGDEERDIVACKKCKISIIAVTWGFDSKELLESKNPDYLADTPEKLLEIITGL, encoded by the coding sequence ATGCAAAAAACTCTTATATTTGATTTTGATGGAACAATAGTTGATTCAACAGATTCTGTAGTTGAAATGTACAATCTGCTTGCCGGTGAATACAACTACAAAAAAATAACCCCTGACGATTTTTCTACCTTAAAGAAAATGTCAGTTATTAAAAAATGTGAATACCTTTCCATCCCCATTTATAGAATACCTTTTTTATACCGTAAGGCAAAAAACAAGTTTAAAAATCACTTTCCTGATGTTAAAGTCTTTAAAGGAATGAAAGAAGTTATTGAAACTTTAAAAAAAAATAATTATAACATTAATATTATATCTTCAAATTCAGAGGATATAATAAAAGAAGTATTAAAGAAAAATGGAATTGACGTGTTTAATAAAATCCATTCATCTAAAAATCTTTTTGGAAAACATCTGACTATAAACTCATTTATTGAGCAAAATAATCTTAAAAAAGAAGATGTTATTTACATAGGTGATGAGGAAAGAGATATTGTGGCTTGTAAAAAATGCAAAATTAGTATTATTGCTGTTACATGGGGATTTGACTCAAAAGAACTTCTTGAAAGCAAAAATCCTGATTACTTAGCTGATACACCGGAAAAACTCCTTGAAATTATAACAGGGCTATAA
- a CDS encoding HD domain-containing protein: protein MDRVLKVIKAVNEYFEKGEKEPQKPFLKYLLHTYGVAYLSAAIAKVRGLDMELAFIIGILHDIGKLKTKELETDTDKENSYSHCIEGEKIAKEVLTNLNSFNEEEIEIICRAIRNHANKKVEESLYDEVIKDADVIEKLFTEGKKFKNKMHKRKRLKSTLREFELKLYNREP from the coding sequence ATGGACAGGGTACTTAAAGTAATAAAGGCAGTAAATGAATATTTTGAAAAAGGCGAAAAGGAGCCTCAAAAACCCTTTTTAAAATATTTGCTGCACACATATGGGGTGGCATATCTTTCAGCTGCAATTGCAAAGGTCAGGGGACTTGATATGGAGTTGGCATTTATTATTGGAATTTTACATGACATAGGTAAATTAAAAACAAAAGAATTGGAAACAGATACAGATAAAGAAAACAGTTATAGTCACTGTATAGAAGGTGAGAAAATAGCAAAAGAAGTATTGACAAACTTAAATAGCTTTAATGAGGAGGAAATTGAAATTATATGCCGGGCTATAAGAAATCATGCAAATAAAAAGGTTGAGGAGTCTTTATATGATGAAGTGATTAAGGATGCAGATGTCATTGAAAAACTGTTTACAGAAGGTAAAAAATTTAAAAATAAAATGCATAAGAGAAAAAGACTGAAAAGTACCCTTAGGGAGTTTGAACTAAAGCTATACAACAGGGAGCCTTGA
- the spoIIE gene encoding stage II sporulation protein E — protein MKPEIFSYEKSGSLGKAYGKIGESILSHIGFSKTNILMFLASFLLGRVSLFQGTMPFGLAFFAAASTKTFNKILMAVAVLAGMITGGAVEELFTALLFIGIFSILTRVLKNIKIKEDYKIAVTGIVSALIPQMYMVYLNGFLLYDLLMAIFYSGLVFSLIFIFRSSGLLSDGVKKKDTYSNEEIISMAVMAALMLSAVSDISFLGFTLTNILGILSILIFSTKLGSGAGAAVGVITGLVISMANPAAPPVIIASYAFCGLLTGVFKNLGKIGASIGFIAANALLTLYLNGSTEILIHIKDISMASMIFILIPEKVMENTFGFLDNKSKVKDKISYSERIRELTVNKLNNFALAFSEIAKTFNEISQTKMITNKQDISSLFDRVAEKVCKDCSLCMYCWDRNFYSTYQVMFRIVEALEKKGCINEKDIPGQFIEKCEHVVEFVKQINNIYELFKVDMVWKSKMGESRGIISQQLDGLSKVISNLASEINTDIKFKRELEDSLLLELDMAGVKVKDVIIYENKWGKFEVNIFHKDCRGKNRCIDIMENKASEVLGKKMVKDRTECIYNHKTNICNLKLVEEEVLSVTTGVARRPKYEGQVCGDNYTFMNTGDGKYILALSDGMGAGQIAFNQSNAAINLLEQFIETGFDKDTAIKLINSILVLKSDEDSFATIDLTAVDLYDGKVEFVKIGAVPTFIKKEETVEVVKSISLPAGILSNIETELVSKEVGNGDFIIMMSDGVIDSFMKEEEGEQGLIDYIDGIKSINPQEIADTILDKALSNCGERPLDDMTVMVAKIWSRGS, from the coding sequence ATGAAGCCAGAAATTTTTTCTTATGAAAAGTCAGGGAGTTTAGGAAAAGCTTATGGAAAGATAGGGGAAAGTATCCTTTCACACATAGGCTTTTCAAAAACCAACATTTTAATGTTTTTAGCAAGTTTTCTTTTAGGAAGGGTTTCACTGTTTCAAGGAACTATGCCATTTGGACTAGCTTTTTTTGCTGCAGCCTCAACAAAAACATTTAACAAGATTTTAATGGCAGTTGCCGTTTTGGCAGGAATGATAACCGGAGGGGCTGTGGAAGAGCTGTTTACTGCACTTCTTTTTATTGGTATATTTTCAATTTTAACCAGGGTATTAAAAAACATTAAAATAAAAGAAGACTACAAGATAGCAGTTACAGGGATTGTAAGTGCGCTGATACCACAAATGTATATGGTGTATTTAAATGGATTTTTATTATATGATTTATTAATGGCAATTTTTTATTCAGGGTTGGTTTTTTCATTAATTTTTATTTTTAGAAGCAGCGGACTTTTATCAGATGGTGTAAAAAAGAAAGATACGTATTCAAATGAAGAAATAATAAGCATGGCAGTGATGGCGGCTTTGATGCTTTCAGCTGTCAGTGATATTAGTTTTTTGGGATTTACACTGACAAATATATTAGGAATTTTATCAATATTAATATTCAGTACAAAGCTTGGTTCCGGAGCCGGGGCAGCTGTGGGGGTGATAACAGGGCTTGTAATAAGCATGGCCAACCCTGCAGCACCACCTGTTATAATTGCTTCTTATGCTTTTTGCGGGCTTTTGACAGGTGTTTTTAAAAATCTTGGAAAAATAGGGGCAAGCATTGGGTTTATAGCGGCAAATGCCTTGCTTACACTGTATTTAAATGGCTCTACAGAAATTCTCATACATATAAAAGATATATCTATGGCGTCTATGATTTTTATACTTATTCCTGAAAAAGTAATGGAAAATACATTTGGGTTTTTAGATAATAAATCCAAAGTAAAAGACAAAATTAGCTACAGTGAAAGAATAAGGGAACTTACTGTGAATAAACTTAATAATTTTGCACTGGCATTTAGTGAAATAGCAAAAACTTTTAATGAAATATCTCAAACAAAAATGATTACTAATAAGCAGGATATATCCTCTTTATTTGACAGGGTGGCTGAAAAGGTATGCAAAGACTGCAGTTTGTGTATGTACTGCTGGGACAGGAATTTTTACAGTACCTATCAGGTTATGTTTAGAATAGTTGAGGCTTTAGAAAAGAAGGGCTGCATTAATGAAAAGGATATACCCGGGCAGTTTATTGAGAAATGTGAGCATGTAGTGGAATTTGTAAAGCAAATTAATAATATATACGAATTATTTAAGGTGGATATGGTGTGGAAAAGTAAAATGGGGGAGAGCAGGGGTATTATATCCCAGCAATTAGACGGGCTGTCAAAGGTTATATCAAATCTTGCTTCGGAAATTAACACAGACATTAAATTCAAAAGGGAGCTGGAGGACAGCTTATTATTGGAATTGGATATGGCAGGTGTGAAAGTTAAGGATGTAATAATATATGAAAATAAATGGGGAAAATTTGAGGTAAATATTTTTCATAAAGACTGCAGGGGAAAAAATAGGTGTATAGATATAATGGAAAACAAAGCATCTGAAGTTTTAGGCAAAAAGATGGTTAAAGACAGGACTGAATGTATTTACAACCATAAAACAAATATATGCAATTTAAAACTGGTTGAAGAGGAGGTTTTGAGTGTTACCACAGGGGTGGCCAGAAGACCAAAATATGAAGGACAGGTTTGCGGGGATAATTACACATTTATGAATACAGGGGACGGAAAATATATTTTGGCTTTGAGTGATGGAATGGGGGCAGGTCAAATAGCTTTCAACCAAAGCAATGCTGCTATAAACTTGTTGGAGCAGTTTATAGAGACCGGTTTTGATAAAGACACTGCAATAAAACTGATAAACTCCATTCTTGTGCTGAAATCCGATGAAGATTCTTTTGCAACAATTGACCTTACAGCAGTTGATTTATATGATGGGAAGGTTGAGTTTGTTAAAATAGGTGCAGTTCCGACATTTATAAAAAAAGAAGAAACCGTTGAAGTTGTAAAATCCATTTCACTGCCTGCAGGAATACTTAGTAATATTGAAACAGAACTTGTTTCTAAAGAAGTTGGAAACGGGGATTTTATTATAATGATGTCTGACGGGGTAATAGACTCATTTATGAAAGAAGAAGAAGGGGAGCAGGGTTTGATAGATTATATTGACGGTATTAAAAGCATCAATCCCCAGGAAATTGCGGATACAATATTGGATAAAGCCCTTTCTAACTGTGGGGAAAGGCCTTTGGATGACATGACTGTCATGGTAGCAAAAATATGGAGCCGGGGGAGCTAA
- a CDS encoding endo-1,4-beta-xylanase, whose amino-acid sequence MKQKVTLILALIMCITLLAAPNVQARTVTSNEIGTHGGYDFEFWVDSGSGSMTLKDGGAFSCQWSNINNILFRKGRKFDQTKTHQQLGNIVVEYAADYRPNGNSYLCIYGWTVDPLVEYYIIESWGNWRPPGAQSKGMITVDGGTYDIYETTRVNQPSIIGTATFQQYWSVRTSKKTSGTVSVSQHFRAWESMGMKMGKMYEVATTVEGYQSSGSADVYKNVITIGGSIPNDPIDPVEPGGPGGSTMPENNGPNSRDAFSRIEAEEYNAYNSSSMEIIGTGSGEGIGYIESGNTLTFKNINFGSGASKFTANVASDVDNPTTIDIRIGSSTGTRIGSLQVGSTGGWNDYTELSTNITSVTGVNDVVLVFSGPVNIDWFTFTKGGGSDPVPTVGPGPVIKFGDLNGDGVIDSMDAALLNRYVMEISTSIPKIDAADLNGDGLINSMDATLLNRYILEVIDKFPAEDKLPPHQPTPSNPPLTGTALKDYGAANGKVIGSCVNSQWFYNQTSPIYEEILKREFAMVVAENEMKFDALQPSQNNFNFANGDRLVSFAQRNNMEVRGHTLLWHNQLPRWVQNGNWTRDSLTAVINNHINTVLTHYKGKIKEWDVVNEAVDDSGNSLRNSVFTRVIGPDFIDIAFHAARKADPDALLFYNDYNIEDLGAKSNYTYNMIKGMVERGVPIDGVGFQCHFINGMSAQQLADIERNVKRYADLGLLVSFTEIDIRIPSSQNQNQAFQVQADNYKSLMEICLRNPNVKTFVFWGFTDQYSWVPGVFPGTDNPLIFDRNYNPKPAYNAIIDALKEALER is encoded by the coding sequence ATGAAACAAAAAGTGACGCTGATTCTGGCACTTATAATGTGCATTACACTTTTAGCGGCTCCAAATGTACAAGCACGTACTGTCACATCAAATGAAATAGGCACCCACGGGGGATATGACTTTGAATTTTGGGTAGATTCCGGTTCAGGCTCTATGACTTTGAAAGACGGCGGAGCTTTTAGCTGTCAATGGAGTAATATAAATAATATATTATTCCGTAAAGGACGCAAATTTGACCAAACCAAGACGCATCAGCAGCTTGGGAATATTGTGGTGGAATATGCGGCTGACTACCGTCCAAACGGGAACTCATATTTGTGTATCTATGGATGGACGGTAGACCCCCTTGTAGAATACTATATTATTGAAAGCTGGGGTAACTGGCGTCCTCCAGGAGCACAGTCAAAGGGTATGATTACAGTGGACGGCGGTACATATGATATTTATGAGACTACAAGGGTTAACCAGCCTTCCATTATAGGTACTGCAACTTTCCAACAGTATTGGAGTGTTAGAACATCTAAAAAAACAAGCGGTACTGTATCTGTAAGCCAGCACTTCAGAGCTTGGGAAAGCATGGGTATGAAAATGGGTAAAATGTATGAAGTTGCTACTACAGTAGAGGGATACCAGAGCAGTGGTTCTGCAGACGTTTATAAAAACGTAATTACCATTGGCGGAAGTATACCTAACGACCCAATAGATCCAGTGGAACCAGGAGGTCCAGGTGGTTCTACAATGCCGGAGAATAACGGTCCTAACTCAAGAGACGCTTTTTCAAGAATTGAAGCAGAAGAATACAACGCTTACAACTCTTCAAGCATGGAAATTATAGGAACGGGAAGCGGAGAAGGTATAGGCTATATAGAAAGCGGAAACACACTTACATTTAAAAACATAAATTTTGGAAGCGGTGCAAGTAAGTTTACTGCAAATGTTGCATCTGATGTGGATAATCCTACAACAATTGATATAAGAATAGGCAGTTCAACAGGAACACGCATAGGTTCTTTACAAGTGGGTTCAACAGGAGGTTGGAATGACTATACAGAGCTTTCCACAAATATAACTTCTGTTACAGGGGTAAATGATGTTGTATTGGTATTTTCAGGTCCTGTAAATATTGACTGGTTTACTTTTACAAAGGGAGGCGGAAGTGATCCGGTACCTACCGTGGGACCAGGACCTGTAATTAAATTTGGTGATTTAAACGGTGATGGTGTAATTGATTCTATGGATGCAGCGTTGCTTAACAGATACGTTATGGAGATTTCAACTTCCATACCAAAAATTGATGCTGCTGACTTAAACGGGGACGGTCTAATTAACTCCATGGACGCAACATTACTTAACAGATACATATTAGAAGTTATTGATAAATTCCCGGCGGAAGACAAGTTGCCACCACATCAGCCAACTCCGTCAAATCCGCCTCTTACAGGAACGGCCCTGAAGGACTATGGAGCGGCTAACGGGAAAGTAATAGGCTCTTGTGTTAACAGCCAATGGTTTTATAATCAGACAAGCCCTATTTACGAAGAAATTTTAAAAAGAGAGTTTGCAATGGTGGTTGCTGAAAATGAAATGAAATTTGATGCCCTTCAGCCATCTCAAAACAATTTTAACTTTGCAAACGGTGACAGGCTGGTTTCATTTGCCCAGCGCAACAATATGGAAGTACGCGGACATACACTATTGTGGCACAACCAGCTTCCAAGATGGGTACAAAATGGAAACTGGACAAGGGATTCTCTGACTGCTGTTATAAATAATCATATAAATACAGTATTAACACACTACAAAGGCAAAATAAAGGAATGGGACGTAGTTAACGAGGCTGTGGATGACAGCGGCAATTCCCTTAGAAACAGTGTGTTTACAAGGGTAATTGGTCCAGACTTTATAGACATTGCATTCCATGCAGCAAGAAAGGCTGACCCTGATGCACTTCTTTTCTACAATGACTACAATATAGAAGATTTAGGTGCTAAATCCAATTACACATATAATATGATTAAAGGTATGGTGGAAAGAGGAGTACCTATTGACGGTGTAGGTTTCCAATGTCACTTTATCAACGGTATGAGTGCTCAACAATTGGCTGATATAGAGAGGAATGTAAAACGCTATGCTGATCTTGGACTTTTGGTATCTTTTACTGAAATTGATATAAGAATACCATCTTCCCAGAATCAAAACCAGGCGTTTCAGGTACAGGCGGACAATTACAAATCACTTATGGAAATTTGCCTGAGAAATCCTAATGTTAAAACTTTTGTATTTTGGGGATTTACCGATCAATATTCATGGGTTCCGGGAGTATTCCCAGGTACTGACAATCCATTGATTTTTGATAGAAATTACAATCCAAAGCCAGCATACAATGCAATAATAGATGCTTTAAAAGAGGCACTTGAAAGATAG
- a CDS encoding carbohydrate-binding protein, translated as MKKSILSIFLCILLVASFLNTFTFISTAALQPTMPPAGYDRVNNNIPHGQVSYINYFSKATNSQRRARIYLPPGYSPDKKYSVMYLLHGIGGNEDEWYQNGVPHVILDNLIAAGEIDPFILVLPYGNASAPGVDGWENFTKDLLESLIPYIESNYSVYTDAKHRAIAGLSQGGAQAVNIGLPNADKFHYVGGFSSSPIMKQNNQLFPDGGTKVRENIKLLFLSCGTADNLIFSNNRLVDYCKKNNIPHVEWLLHNYGHDWTVWKPSLWNFARMACAAGFTEPGGGGPTTPPTPTLPPTPRSAFSRIEAEDYNAINSSSMRVIDTPGGGGGIGYIESGDSVLYSKIDFGSGAKSFKAMVASALDINIDLRLNSPSGTRIGTLSAPSTGDWDTYQLLSCDISNVTGENDLYLVFSGPVNVDWFEFSGGTVPTNPPTGNLGDINRDGTINTSDYTLLSRHILEITTLTGEAFRNADINGDGIINSNDATLLQRYILEIIDRFPGQGY; from the coding sequence ATGAAAAAAAGCATTTTAAGTATTTTTTTATGCATCTTGTTGGTAGCATCATTTTTAAACACTTTTACGTTTATTTCTACAGCGGCTTTACAGCCAACTATGCCGCCTGCAGGCTATGACAGGGTGAATAACAACATTCCTCATGGCCAGGTAAGTTATATTAATTATTTTTCCAAGGCTACAAACAGTCAGCGCAGGGCAAGGATTTACCTGCCTCCGGGATATTCCCCAGATAAGAAATACAGTGTTATGTATTTGCTACACGGGATCGGAGGAAATGAAGATGAGTGGTATCAAAATGGTGTACCACATGTAATTCTTGACAATCTCATTGCAGCAGGCGAAATAGATCCTTTTATTTTGGTATTGCCATATGGTAATGCAAGTGCACCTGGAGTGGATGGCTGGGAGAATTTCACCAAAGATTTATTAGAAAGCCTTATACCTTATATAGAAAGCAACTATTCAGTTTATACTGATGCAAAGCACAGGGCTATTGCTGGTCTTTCCCAGGGTGGGGCACAGGCTGTAAATATTGGTTTGCCAAATGCAGATAAATTTCATTATGTAGGCGGTTTTTCATCATCACCAATTATGAAGCAAAACAATCAATTATTCCCTGACGGCGGGACTAAAGTAAGAGAGAATATAAAGTTGCTGTTTCTTTCCTGTGGTACAGCAGATAACCTAATCTTCAGCAACAACAGATTAGTGGATTACTGTAAGAAAAATAATATACCGCATGTTGAGTGGCTTCTTCACAATTATGGTCATGATTGGACTGTGTGGAAACCAAGTTTGTGGAATTTTGCAAGGATGGCCTGTGCAGCAGGATTTACAGAGCCAGGTGGCGGCGGACCGACTACACCACCAACACCAACACTACCACCAACACCAAGGTCTGCATTTTCACGTATTGAAGCAGAGGATTACAATGCTATTAATTCTTCATCAATGAGAGTAATAGATACTCCTGGCGGCGGTGGCGGAATAGGGTATATAGAAAGCGGGGATTCTGTATTATATAGCAAAATAGATTTTGGAAGCGGGGCAAAATCTTTTAAAGCCATGGTGGCAAGTGCCTTGGATATAAATATTGACCTTAGATTAAACAGTCCTTCAGGAACACGCATAGGGACACTTTCAGCTCCTTCAACAGGTGACTGGGATACATATCAACTATTAAGCTGTGATATTAGCAATGTTACAGGAGAAAATGACTTGTATCTTGTATTCTCAGGTCCTGTTAATGTGGACTGGTTTGAATTCAGCGGTGGAACAGTTCCCACAAATCCGCCAACCGGAAATTTAGGCGATATAAATAGAGACGGAACTATAAACACCAGCGACTACACATTGTTATCCAGACATATATTAGAAATTACAACCCTTACAGGGGAGGCATTTAGAAATGCCGATATCAACGGGGACGGAATCATTAATTCTAATGATGCTACACTTCTACAAAGATATATATTAGAAATTATTGATAGATTCCCAGGTCAAGGATACTGA
- a CDS encoding poly(ethylene terephthalate) hydrolase family protein yields MIDKDVGPNRKGWVFRPANLGSLGVEAHPIFLYGPGGGSHPSYYESPMTKVASHGFVVYSEESSFSGDEMKAALDWIIQQNSNPSSPYYNKLDTSRIAAGGHSLGSVAAYGVASDPRISTTIHMNGGSLDGTGASKMRKPTALVCGLEDDLALENTRNDFRQATVPIWYGEMRGGGHGSGPFDGIPATIAWLRWHLGGETERKDMFIGEGQFYFNRGIWISHSKNWENYKDPF; encoded by the coding sequence GTGATAGACAAAGATGTGGGACCAAATAGAAAAGGGTGGGTTTTCAGGCCGGCCAATCTTGGAAGTTTAGGTGTTGAAGCACATCCAATATTTTTATACGGACCAGGCGGGGGATCTCATCCAAGTTATTATGAATCACCTATGACCAAGGTTGCTTCTCATGGTTTTGTGGTTTACAGTGAAGAATCATCATTTTCAGGAGATGAAATGAAAGCAGCATTGGATTGGATTATACAGCAAAACAGCAACCCGTCCAGCCCATACTACAATAAACTGGATACAAGCAGGATTGCGGCAGGAGGACACTCACTTGGTTCAGTAGCTGCTTATGGTGTTGCAAGTGATCCTAGAATATCAACTACAATTCACATGAATGGCGGTTCTCTTGACGGTACAGGAGCAAGTAAAATGAGAAAGCCCACCGCTCTTGTTTGCGGATTGGAGGACGATTTAGCCCTTGAAAATACAAGGAATGACTTCAGGCAGGCAACAGTACCAATATGGTATGGTGAAATGAGAGGTGGCGGTCATGGAAGCGGACCATTTGACGGAATTCCTGCAACGATAGCATGGCTAAGATGGCATTTAGGCGGGGAAACTGAGCGTAAAGATATGTTTATAGGAGAAGGACAATTTTACTTTAACAGAGGTATATGGATATCTCACAGCAAGAACTGGGAAAACTATAAAGATCCCTTTTAA
- a CDS encoding flagellar hook-basal body protein produces the protein MIRGLYTSGWSMLANTKQMDVISNNLANVNTNAYKRDTVVYESFPEVLVKRINDSKSTDNPTGRVGGMHLGNDVGEVFTYYARGQLTKTDRSLDMAIADSDLAFFTVAVPLDNGNFVQRYTRDGAFLLNANGQLVTKEGYFVMGEGGIITLGSEDFTVLEDGTILENGQTVGRLLISEFENENALRKIGENLVEAAGAPPNEFTGAVKQGYIEQSNVNAITEMVNMITVMRAYEANQKVLHAHDEALEKAVNEVGRIR, from the coding sequence ATGATTAGAGGTCTTTACACTTCCGGATGGAGTATGCTTGCAAATACCAAACAAATGGATGTAATATCCAATAATCTGGCAAACGTAAATACAAATGCATATAAAAGGGACACTGTTGTATATGAAAGCTTTCCTGAAGTGCTTGTAAAGAGGATAAATGACAGCAAAAGCACTGACAACCCTACAGGCAGGGTTGGAGGCATGCATTTAGGAAATGATGTTGGGGAAGTTTTCACTTATTACGCAAGGGGACAGCTTACAAAAACTGATAGAAGCCTTGATATGGCAATAGCGGATTCAGATTTAGCCTTCTTCACTGTTGCAGTTCCATTAGACAATGGGAATTTTGTACAAAGGTACACAAGGGATGGTGCCTTTTTATTAAATGCTAATGGGCAGCTGGTAACAAAAGAAGGTTATTTTGTCATGGGAGAAGGAGGAATTATCACTTTAGGAAGTGAGGATTTTACCGTTTTAGAAGATGGGACTATTTTAGAAAACGGTCAAACGGTGGGAAGGCTTTTAATAAGTGAGTTTGAAAATGAAAATGCATTGAGGAAAATAGGTGAAAACCTTGTTGAAGCAGCAGGAGCACCTCCCAATGAATTTACCGGGGCGGTAAAGCAAGGGTACATAGAGCAGTCAAATGTAAATGCAATAACGGAAATGGTAAATATGATTACAGTTATGCGCGCCTATGAGGCAAATCAAAAAGTTTTGCATGCACATGATGAAGCTTTGGAAAAGGCAGTAAATGAAGTGGGAAGAATAAGATAA
- the flgG gene encoding flagellar basal-body rod protein FlgG yields MMRALWIASSGMKAQQFNVDVISNNLSNVNTTGYKKERAEFKDMLYETLTRASVLDGEGRPVNLQVGHGAVTAATSKNFQMGNLERTDNPLDFAIDGDGFFMVAGRGGEIVYTRDGSFKISVTDFGNMLTTSDGYPVLDENGMEIIIDVDISRLSVREDGELSYTDEEGNVVSLGQRIGLVKFPNRYGLESIGNNNYAITPASGQPVPDDQMGKRSSIRQNFLESSNVQVVEEMVKLIVAQRAYEINSKAIQSADDMLGIANNLKR; encoded by the coding sequence ATGATGAGAGCACTTTGGATAGCTAGTTCAGGTATGAAAGCACAGCAGTTTAATGTTGATGTTATATCCAACAACCTTTCAAATGTCAACACAACAGGGTATAAAAAAGAAAGAGCTGAGTTTAAAGATATGCTGTATGAAACTTTAACAAGGGCGTCAGTTTTAGATGGTGAAGGAAGACCTGTGAATTTACAGGTAGGACATGGGGCGGTAACCGCTGCCACATCTAAAAACTTCCAAATGGGAAATCTGGAAAGAACGGACAACCCTTTAGACTTTGCAATAGACGGGGACGGTTTTTTCATGGTAGCAGGACGCGGCGGGGAAATAGTTTATACCCGTGACGGGAGTTTTAAAATAAGTGTGACGGACTTTGGAAACATGCTTACAACATCAGACGGGTACCCTGTTTTAGATGAAAACGGTATGGAAATAATAATTGATGTTGATATCTCAAGGCTCAGTGTCAGGGAAGACGGAGAGCTTAGTTATACTGATGAAGAGGGGAATGTGGTTTCTTTAGGGCAAAGAATAGGTCTAGTAAAGTTTCCCAACAGATATGGATTAGAAAGCATAGGAAACAACAATTATGCAATTACTCCTGCCTCAGGACAGCCGGTTCCGGATGATCAAATGGGTAAAAGAAGCAGTATAAGGCAAAACTTTTTGGAATCATCAAATGTCCAAGTGGTTGAAGAAATGGTTAAGCTTATTGTAGCCCAAAGGGCGTATGAAATAAATTCAAAGGCTATCCAGTCAGCGGATGATATGCTGGGTATAGCAAATAACCTAAAGAGATAA